The following DNA comes from candidate division KSB1 bacterium.
CCCAAGTTGATAAAAAATTCGAGCTGGCCTGGGCCACTGACCGTCATACCGGTCAACCAGTGCCGTTGTTTGCCTTCGGACCGCACGCCATGCGATTCACCGGCTTGAAAGATAATACGGAAATTCCGAAGCTCGTGGCGGAATTGATGGAATTGGATAGCTTTCCCAAAAACTTTTCGCCCACAGAAATAGAAATCCAACAGAAATGAAGCGCGCTGATCAAAAATTCAAACGGTAAAGGAGTTATGAAATCCGCGCGAGTTCTTGACTCGCAGGAAAACAGCTTCCAATCATTTTTGCGTGACATGAATAATGATGTCATCACGATAGTTTCCGGCTTGCCGCGTTCGGGCACGTCGATGATGATGCAAATGCTGGCAGCCGGCGGCCTGCCGGTTTTGTGTGATAATTGCCGCGCTGCCGACGAAGACAATCCCCGCGGCTATTACGAATTTGAACGCGTCAAGCTGATCCGGCAGGATGTCTCGTGGCTTCCGCTGGCCAAAGGCAAAGCCGTCAAAATTATTTCGGAGCTGCTCAGACATTTGCCGCCGAATTACAGCTATCGGGTGATTTTCATGCAACGGCGGCTCGAGGAAATTCTTGCTTCACAGCATGAAATGTTGATTCGCCGCGGCAGATTTGCCGGTCAGGGCGGTGACAAGGGAAGGATTGGGTTGTTTCACCGACATCTCACGCGCGTTGCCTCTTGGCTGAAAAAACAATCTCATTTCTCCATTTTGCGTGTTGATTATGGCGCGGTCATCGCCAATCCGACTGAACAGTCGAAAATGA
Coding sequences within:
- a CDS encoding sulfotransferase family protein, whose translation is MKSARVLDSQENSFQSFLRDMNNDVITIVSGLPRSGTSMMMQMLAAGGLPVLCDNCRAADEDNPRGYYEFERVKLIRQDVSWLPLAKGKAVKIISELLRHLPPNYSYRVIFMQRRLEEILASQHEMLIRRGRFAGQGGDKGRIGLFHRHLTRVASWLKKQSHFSILRVDYGAVIANPTEQSKMIARFLDNAMAIEDMARAVDPSLYRQRR